The proteins below come from a single Streptococcus canis genomic window:
- a CDS encoding GntR family transcriptional regulator, protein MSWKFDEKSPIYAQIAQHVMMQIISQEIKSGDQLPTVREYAEIAGVNPNTMQRAFTELEREGMVYSQRTAGRFVTDDQELIARKRRELAISELESFVNNMTKIGFDRTEIIPVLTTFLEEASE, encoded by the coding sequence ATGTCTTGGAAATTTGATGAAAAATCTCCTATTTATGCGCAGATAGCACAGCATGTTATGATGCAAATTATCAGTCAAGAAATCAAGAGTGGAGACCAACTCCCAACTGTTCGTGAATATGCTGAAATAGCTGGTGTTAATCCTAACACCATGCAAAGAGCGTTTACAGAGCTTGAACGTGAAGGAATGGTTTATTCGCAACGTACTGCTGGTCGTTTTGTCACTGACGACCAAGAATTAATCGCTCGTAAAAGACGAGAACTAGCAATTAGTGAATTAGAATCATTTGTTAACAATATGACCAAAATAGGATTTGATCGTACTGAAATTATTCCTGTTTTAACAACCTTTTTAGAGGAGGCTTCAGAATAA